In Dendrosporobacter quercicolus, one genomic interval encodes:
- the rph gene encoding ribonuclease PH: MARLDGRKPGQMRQVKITRNYLKYPEGSVLIEVGNTKVICTATIEEKVPPFLKGGGEGWITAEYSLLPRSTQVRNAREAARGKVTGRTQEIQRLIGRSLRSVVDLKALGERTVWLDCDVIQADGGTRTASITGAFVALVDAVNSIYTNVEKPFPVKDFLAAASVGILKDGTVVVDLCYDEDSQALVDMNVVMTGSGQFVEVQGTGEERPFSRRELDELLAGADKGIAELIDYQKEILGQLSWKVGREP, from the coding sequence ATGGCTAGACTTGATGGACGTAAGCCCGGGCAGATGCGCCAGGTGAAAATAACGAGAAATTACTTAAAGTATCCCGAAGGATCGGTATTGATTGAGGTCGGCAATACCAAAGTCATTTGCACAGCCACGATCGAAGAGAAGGTTCCGCCTTTTTTAAAAGGGGGCGGCGAGGGCTGGATAACCGCCGAGTATTCCCTGTTGCCCCGCTCTACCCAGGTGCGCAATGCGCGTGAGGCTGCCAGGGGCAAGGTTACCGGGCGAACGCAGGAGATTCAACGGCTGATTGGGCGCTCTCTACGCAGTGTGGTTGACTTAAAAGCGCTGGGTGAACGTACTGTCTGGCTGGATTGTGATGTCATTCAGGCCGATGGCGGAACGCGGACGGCTTCGATTACCGGCGCCTTTGTCGCTTTGGTGGATGCCGTTAATTCGATTTATACCAATGTGGAAAAGCCATTTCCCGTGAAAGACTTTCTTGCTGCCGCCAGTGTGGGTATCTTAAAGGATGGTACGGTGGTGGTGGATCTGTGTTACGATGAAGATTCCCAGGCTCTTGTTGATATGAATGTTGTCATGACCGGCAGCGGGCAGTTTGTTGAAGTGCAGGGAACTGGCGAAGAACGTCCTTTCAGCCGGCGGGAGCTGGATGAACTGCTGGCCGGGGCGGATAAAGGGATTGCTGAACTTATTGATTATCAGAAAGAAATTTTGGGACAGTTGTCCTGGAAGGTGGGACGTGAGCCGTGA
- a CDS encoding histone deacetylase family protein produces MDKLGLVFFPAFDWAISPTHPERQERLLYTRDQIVEEGLLDLPGIREYKPRLAEYADINRVHIGVPDIKELISAAHLVSAGGAITAAEAVMKKEVERSFALVRPPGHHAMRVVHGTRGFCTVNIEAIMVEYLRRHYNLGRVAIVDTDVHHGDGTQDIFYHDPDTLFVSFHQDGRTLYPGTGFIEELGSPNALGTTMNLPLPPGTGDEGLHYVLDHLILPVLADFKPDIIINSAGQDNHYSDPLANMAITAQGYAAMAAKLQADIAVLEGGYSIEDALPYVNVGIILAMAGLPYTKVVEPDIGRCPAQPAATAAYLRQLVENWRGIWLSRHNLSRQEKAKAGEFWRRKRNIFYDESGINEQQLETVRLCSRCAGYCTIATEADGPAFSSGFAAILPRAVCPSCRQAGRDAVLTARRQGRYQHYFLQDKDQDILEKL; encoded by the coding sequence ATGGATAAGCTCGGTTTGGTTTTTTTTCCGGCTTTCGACTGGGCGATTAGCCCTACCCATCCCGAACGTCAGGAGCGGCTGCTCTATACCAGAGATCAGATTGTCGAAGAAGGCCTGCTGGATTTGCCGGGAATCAGGGAGTATAAACCCCGTTTAGCCGAATATGCTGATATCAACCGGGTGCATATCGGCGTGCCTGACATCAAGGAGCTGATTAGCGCAGCTCATCTGGTGTCGGCGGGCGGAGCAATAACCGCGGCCGAAGCGGTTATGAAAAAAGAAGTTGAGCGCTCTTTTGCCCTGGTCAGGCCGCCCGGCCATCATGCGATGCGAGTGGTGCATGGTACCAGGGGATTTTGCACAGTTAATATTGAAGCAATTATGGTGGAGTATCTGCGGCGTCATTATAACCTGGGGCGGGTGGCGATTGTCGATACCGATGTTCACCACGGCGACGGGACGCAGGATATTTTTTATCATGACCCGGATACCTTGTTTGTTTCCTTTCACCAGGATGGGCGGACATTATATCCGGGTACGGGCTTTATTGAAGAACTGGGCAGCCCCAATGCCTTGGGAACAACGATGAATCTTCCCCTGCCGCCAGGCACCGGCGACGAGGGTCTGCATTATGTGCTGGATCACTTGATTTTGCCGGTGCTGGCTGATTTTAAACCGGATATTATTATCAATTCCGCCGGCCAGGATAATCATTACAGCGACCCCTTGGCCAATATGGCAATTACCGCTCAAGGATATGCCGCAATGGCGGCCAAACTGCAGGCTGATATTGCAGTGCTGGAAGGGGGCTATTCAATTGAAGATGCGCTGCCCTATGTTAATGTCGGCATTATTTTAGCAATGGCCGGTTTACCTTATACTAAAGTGGTGGAACCGGATATCGGCCGGTGTCCTGCTCAGCCGGCGGCAACTGCGGCCTATTTGAGGCAGCTTGTCGAAAACTGGCGCGGGATATGGCTGAGCAGGCATAATTTAAGCCGTCAGGAAAAAGCTAAAGCCGGGGAGTTCTGGCGGCGCAAGCGTAATATTTTTTATGATGAAAGCGGTATTAATGAACAGCAGCTCGAAACAGTAAGGCTTTGCTCCCGTTGCGCCGGCTATTGTACGATTGCCACCGAAGCCGACGGACCTGCCTTTTCTTCGGGGTTTGCGGCTATCCTGCCGCGCGCGGTTTGCCCTTCATGCCGTCAGGCCGGTCGTGATGCCGTCCTGACGGCCAGGCGGCAGGGGCGGTATCAACATTATTTTTTACAGGATAAGGACCAGGATATATTGGAAAAACTTTAG